The nucleotide window AGGGCACATCGTTCTTATCTCGTCAATATGTCCAGAGTGGTACTTTTTAAGAAAAATACAAAAGGACATTATCTGCATATCGAAGGACTGGAGGAAATGCCTGTTCCCGTCTCGGTTACCTACCTGCCGTTGTTTCAATCGGCCTTTTCAAAATTTTGACATTTTAATATTTAAATATTAAAATGTCAAAATGCCAAAATGGTTTCACCCCGAATACTGACAGTTTCGCCCCAAATACGCTGTCAGCACATCTTTGCCACAGGCCTTTTTATTAATATCGCTGTTATCAACCTGTCTAAATTCCACCAGCTGATGTTAAAAAACTTGCTATCAACCATTATTTGTCTGATGGGTCTTGTCCATCTGTCGCAGGCGCAGCAGACTGTCTCGGGAAATGTGCGCAATGCCACGACCAAAGAAGTAGTGCCCGTCGTTTCGGTTACTATGAAAGAAGCTCCTAATGGAGATTATACCAACGATCAGGGAAATTTCCGTTTTTCTACCAAAAGTAATTATCCGTTCACCCTTGTTTTTTCTTCTCTGGGATTTGAAACAAAAGAACTGAAAGTAACCGGTCCGGGCGCACTGAAGATAGAACTCAGCCCCGCATCTGTATTAGGTCGTGAAGTGGTGGTGTCGGCCAGCCGGTCGATACAAAAGAAAATAGAATCACCCGTGACCATCGAAAGAATCAGCACCAAAGAAATTATCAACTCACCCCAGCCCAGTTATTTTAATATGATCCAGGGCCTCAAAGGGGTAGACGTAACCACTTCCAGCCTCACCTTCACCACCATCACCACCCGCGGCTTTAACACCAGTGGCAACACCAACTTCACCCAGATCGTGGATGGGATGGACAACCAGGCTCCCGGCCTCAATTTCCCCCTCGGCACAGCCATCGGCCTCACCGAACTGGATGTAGACAACCTGGAAGTACTATCAGGGGCTTCTTCTGCGCTGTATGGCTCCCGCGGCCTCAACGGCACCCTCGTCATGACCGGCAAAGACCCGTTTAAATACCAGGGCCTCAGCGCCCAGATCACCCAGGGCGTCAACCATGTCAGTAAAGGCAAGTCCAACGATCCTTTTGGACCATCACCGTACTACGACTGGACCGTCCGCTGGGCCAAAAAAGTAAGTGATAAGTTTGCCTTTAAAATCAATGTACAGTATATCCAGGCTAAAGAATGGATGGCTACGGATACCGCCAATACCAATGGTCCCGGTGGTCCGCTCACTGATCCTAATTACAACGGGGTGAACCTTTACGGTAGCAAAACATCTGTGGATATCAGCCCGTTCCTGCAGGCCGCCCTGGCCCAGACACCGGAACTGGCGCCCATCATCAACCCCATGCTGGAAAAAGGCAGCAACTATGTAGCCCGTACCGGTTATCCTGAATATGGTTACCTCAGCAACGATGCTAAATTATTAAAGGCCAATGCAGAGTTGCGGTATAAGATCAGGCCCCGGCTGGAAGCCATTATCTCCGGGACTTTTGGTAAAGGCAATGCAGTATACAGTAATGATACCCGTTATGCCCTCACCAACTTCCAGCTGGGCCAGTACCGTGCAGAGCTGAAAGCTGAACACTGGTTCCTCCGTGGCTATACCACCCAGGAGAATTCCGGTAACACCATCATTGCCAGTCCTACTGCGCAGCTGATCAACGAAGCCTGGAAGCCCAGTTTTAATCCTAATACCGGCGACGGCTGGTACCCGCAATATACCGGTGCCCTGCTGGGAGCCATGGCCGCAGGTAAGAGTTATCAGGATGCCAGCAATATGGCCCGCAGTTTCGCAGACCAGGGCCGCCCCGATGCGTCCAGCCCTCTTTTTCAGCATCTGAAAGACAGTATCTCTTCCCTGCCCACTTCCAAAGGTGGTACACTCTTCCTCGACAAAAGCAAGTTGTATAACGTGGAAGCCCAGTATAACTTCTCTCATCTGCTGAAGTTCGCAGACCTCATTGCCGGCCTGAACTACCGCCTCTATCGCCTCGATTCCAAAGGGACCCTCTTCCCCGATGGTGATGGCCCTATTGACGTGGCAGAGTACAGTGCCTATATCCATCTCACCAAAAAAATCATAAAAGATAAAATCAGTCTCAGCACAGCTTTCCGCTATGATAAAAATACGCTCTTTGAAAAACCGCGTATCACTACCCGTGCATCAGCGGTAGGGGAGGTCAACAAGGAAAGTTTTATCCGTTTCTCCTATCAGAATGCTTACAGCTTCCCGTCCAATATCCAGGCGCTGCAAAGTACGCCGGTAGATTACAACAGCTTTGCCTCTGGCGGCTCGTCCAGGCTGCTCAATGGTGTGTACCAGTTCGACCGCTACCCGGCCTATACCCTGGAAAGCGTCCAGAAATACCAGAAGAGCAATAATCCGGCAGATCTGCAGCAATTTGTCCTCAATGATATCAAACCACAATCCGTAGATGCGTTTGAGTTAGGTTATTCTTCCCTGATCGCTAAACGAGTACTGATAGATGTACTGGGCTATTACGCCACCTGGAAAAACTTTATCGGTTATGTCAACGTGGCCAATACACCGGGTACCAGTGATGTGACCGCCTTTAAAGACCACAGCACCTATGTGGCTTACAACATCGCTTACAATGGGGCGGAAAAGGTTAATACCTACGGCTATGCTGCGAGCGTGAGTGTAGACATGTCACATAATTTTATGGCGAAAGTGAATTTTTCGTCTGACTTCCTGCAGAACCGGAACAACAGCCAGGTGAATAACTTTAACACGCCCAATTATAAGTTTAATATAGATCTGGGCAACACCGGCTTCGGTAATAAGGAACGTTATGCCTTTAGTACCACTTTCCGTTATCGCCCGGGATATTTTTATCAGATAGGTTTTGGCAGTGGTACCGTGCCGGCTTCCGCTGTAATCGATGCCCAGATCAGTTACCGGCTGCTGAAGGCGCATAGCCGGATTAAGCTGGGTGGTACCAACATCACCAATACCTATTACCGGAACGGGTTTGGCAGTCCGGCCATCGGCGCGATGTACTACGTCACCTATGCATACAACGTCTTTTAATCACTTTATAAAAATGGAAATCACATGAAACGATATGCTTTGTATCATCTGTTAATGATAGCCCTGCTAGGCTCGCTTGCAGCCTGCAACACCAAAACACCGGAAGACAAGGAGGGGTATAAAACAAAACTCACCTTCGGTCCCGGCGATGAAACCAAAATTGCGGAAGCATTCCTGTCTATAAAAGACAGCACCAGCATCTTCCTCAAAGAAGGAAAATACCGCTTCGATAATCTCAGTATAGCACAGGCCAGTCATATCAGGATAGAAGGCGCCGGTCCTAATAAAACTATCCTGGACTTCTCCGCCCAGAGCCAGGGAGGGGAAGGTATCCGCGTCACCGATGTGAAAGGATTTACTATCCAGGGCATGACACTGCAGGACTCCAAAGGAGACCTTATCAAAATAAATAAAAGTGAAAAAGTATTTGTAAGTTATGTACACGCTGTATGGTCAGTATCAGATTCCACTACCGGTGGTTATGCCATCTACCCGGTAATGTGTAAAAATGTGCTGATAGAAAACTGTTATGCGCAGGGGGCTTCCGATGCCGGTATTTATGTAGGACAAACAGACAGCGCTATCGTGCGTAACTGCAAAGCGTATAAAAACGTGGCTGGCTGTGAAATAGAAAATACTTCTCATGCGGAGGTATACAAAAATGAATTTTATGGTAATACCGCCGGCTTCCTGATCTTCGACCTGCCAGACCTCTCACAGCGGGGTGGACATGTAAAGGCTTATAACAACGACATCCATGAAAATAACGAAAGAAATTTCGCCAAAGCCGGCAGTTTCGGCTCTACCTGGGGGGTGGGTAATGCCGCCCCCGGCAGTGGAGTGGTAGTCCTGTCTGCCTCCGATATTGAGCTGTACAACAACAACATCTTCAATAACAATTCCAGCGCCATCTCCGTGGTGTCCGGCTTTTTTATTGATCCCAATGCTGCCGCTAAAATGAATGACCACTATGACCCTATACCTAAAAACATTAGTATTCATAACAACGTAATGATCATGGCTGACACTTTCCCATCGGCGGTGTATGAACATCATACTGGTAAGATACTGGTAGCGATTGCAAAACAGCTCAAGGTCCAGGATCCTTACCGCCACAAAGCCAATCTGCCTTTCATTATCTACGATGGTATCACCAGTAATGTACTCACCCGCGGGACTTCGCCCAATCCGGACAACCTCTGTATCAAAGAGCAGGAGGAAGACCTGTTTGTGAATGCCGATGCATTACGGATGCAGACTAAAAAATGGTTTCCCTACACGGATGTGAGACCATTCCTTTGTAACTAGTTTTTGTATTTAAATTTTTTTTAGAGAGATGAGGAAGCCTTGTTTGCCGATTATCGCATTTGTTTTTTTGGTAGCCTGGCTGTATAGCTGTCAGCAACAGCCGGCCAGGCAACAACAGTCTGCCGTATTTGAGTTTAAGGAGAAGTTATCGGATTACGGATTTTTTACCGGAGCGCTGAAAACGCTTATACCACGGAAAGGGGTGTTGCATTATGAACTGTCTACTCCGCTGTTTACGGATTATGCGGCGAAAGACCGTTTTATAGTGTTGCCGCCGGGAACAGCCGCTACCTATACACCCCATGGCCCGCTTGACTTCCCGGACTCCACTTTTATCATCAAAAACTTCGCGTATAACAATCCGGAACATCAGAAAGTGATGATAGAAACCCGGCTGCTGTTTAAAGATCCGGCAGATAAAAAATGGAAGGTGATGAACTATCTGTGGAATGAGCAACAGACGGATGCCGTAAAATGGATCATGGGTAAAAAGATTCCTATCACCTTGCTGGATGATAACGGCGAAAAAGTTTCCACCGTATACCAGATGCCCAATACCAATGACTGTAAACGTTGTCATATTAATAATAGTGTGCTGACACCGATAGGCCCCAAGGCCCGTAATCTCAACTTTACGGTGGCGGGGCAGTCAACGGGTCAGTTGCAGCAATGGGCTGCCAGTGGTTTGTTACAGGGACTTCCCGCTACCGATGTGCCGCAGTTGCCCAACTGGAAAGACAGTGTACACTATACCGTTAACCAGCGTGCCCGTGCCTACCTCGATGTCAACTGTGCCCACTGCCATACCCGTGGAGGCGATGCCTTTAACACCGGCCTGTTCCTGGAATACGAACAGACAGACAGCAACCACCTGGGCTTTATGAAACAGCCTGTTTCTGCCGGTGGTGGTGCTGGCGGCCTCAATTATGATATTATCCCCGGTGATCCGGCGCATTCCATCCTCTTATATCGTATGAACAGCACCGAACCCGGTACTGCCATGCCCGAACTGGCCCGCACCCTCGTGCACAAAGAAGCCATCACGGTGATAAAGGCATGGATCTCAACAACGGTTCATAAATAACTAAGCGAAGCCGCAAAACAATAAACAATATTGTCTTATTTGTCCGCAGGTATATCATACCTGCGGACTTTTTTATAAAAAAATACCGTTGTCGGTTTTGTTCTATTTTCCGGGTCCACCGTGCGCTAGTTTTGATAAAAAAAACGACAAGATGATGAAAGCAACAACTAATCAAGCGAAAGTCCTCATATTAGGTGGTACCGGTAAAACCGGCAGAAGAATAGCGCAGCTCCTGATCGAAAAAGAATGGCCGGTACAGATTGGCTCCCGTTCTGCAGATCCGGGTTTTGACTGGGAAAATCCCCTGACCTGGGAGCCGGTGCTGAAAGGAGTAGAGGCTGTATATCTCAGCTATTATCCTGATCTGGCCGTTCCAGGTGCGGTAGATGCTATCAGCACATTCACGCGTACAGCTGTAACCTGCGGCGTGAAGAAGATCGTGTTGTTATCCGGCCGTGGTGAGAAGGAAGCAGAGGCCTGCGAAGAAATTGTGAAGAACTCAGGGATAGATTGGACTATCCTCCGTTGTGCCTGGTTCAGTCAGAACTTCAGTGAAGGATATCTGCTGGAGCCGCTGCAGGCGGGGTTTGTAGCCCTTCCGGCCGGAGCGGTAGTTGAACCGTTTATTGATGCCGATGATATTGCCGATGTAGCAGTGGCCGCACTCACCGAAGAAGGCCATGCCGGCCAGTTGTACGAGCTTACCGGCTCGCGTCTGCTGACATTTGCTGAAGCAGTAGGGGAAGTGGCCAAAGCCACCGGTAAACCTATCCAGTACCAGGAAGTAAGCCTCGATGAATATAAAGCTATGTTACAGGAATATGGCATTCCGGACGATTATATCTGGCTGGTGTCTTACCTCTTCTCCGAAGTGCTCGATGGCCGTAATGCCCACCTGTCTGATGGTGTACAGCGTGCCCTGAACAGAGCTCCCCGCGATTTCGCTGATTATGCCCGTGAAACCGCCGCTACCGGTATATGGAACCAACAATAGTCTTTATTGGAAAATGGAAACCATGCTGATGTAATGGATTACAGGAAGATCATATGGTCGAATTTGGCATATGTTTTAGGTGAGATGATGTTCCAATCCGGAAAAATCCTTCCTTTAAAATCTTCCTGTAACCATTTTCCTTTTTTGATTAATAATATTTAAAATATTGATAATCAGTTGTTTTTAAAATGTTTCGTATCTTTTTCCGTTTTGCGTAAATGCTTTTCCCGATTCGCCTCGGCCAGGAACCTATCTTGGGTTTCCTTTGCAAAAAATTTACAGAGGTGAAGCATTTATACTTGATTATTGGTTTTGTTCTGATGAGTATTGTGGCGATGGCCCAGAATGGCGTTATTAAAGGCAAAATCAAGACTGCAGATGGAGAGCCGGCGGCTTTTGTGACAGTAGGACTCAAAGACACTAAAAGAGGAACAGTAACCAATGAAGATGGTACCTTCACTGTTAAAAATATTAAACCTGGTACTTATACCATCGTAATATCCTGCACCGGTTGCCAGAAAATCGAGCAAACGATCACCGTAGAAGCTGATAAAACAGCTGAGATGAACTTCGACTTACAGACTACTTCCAGCCAGCTGAATGAAGTAGTAGTAGATGGTAACCGCACCCGCACCATCAACCGCAGACCGGTATCCATCGGTAAACTGCCGGTACCGGTGATGGACCTGCCCCAGAGCGTGGCCATCATTGGTCATGAAGTACTGGAAGACCAGCAGGCACAACGTCTGAGTGATGTGGTGAAAAACGTAAATGGTATTTACATGGCCTCTCAGCGTGCCGGTACACAGGAAACATTTAACGCCCGCGGTTATGGTTTCTCCAGCACCAATATGTTTAAAAACGGTACCCGTGTTAACTCCGGTGCCATGCCTGAAATGAGCTCCCTCGAGAGAGTGGAAATCCTCAAAGGCAGCGCGGCCATCCTGTATGGTAACGTAGCACCAGGTGCTGTAATGAACATGGTTACCAAACAACCTAAATTCAACTTCGGCGGTGAAGTGAATCTGAGAGCAGGCAGCTACGGCCTCCTGAAACCAGCATTCGACGTATATGGTCCTATCTCTTCCAAAATTGCATACCGTGTAAATGGTACCTTCGAAACAGCTGACAGCTACCGCGATCAGGTACATTCCAAAAGATATTATATTAATCCGTCCCTGTTGTTCAAACTCAGCGACCGCACCGAACTGCTGTTACAGGGTGATTACCTGAAACACGATTTTACTCCTGACTTCGGCCTGGGTTCTTATGCTGATACTATTATCAACAAAGCTCCCCGCAATACCTTCTACGGTGCACCCTGGCAGTATGCACATACTCAGCAAAGCACTGCTTCTGCCAATATCAAACATAAATTCAATGAAAACTGGTCTATCAACGGTCTGATTTCCTACTCCAAATACGCACGTGATTACTACGCTATCGAAAGAATCCAGGCGTCTGCCAATGGCGACTGGAACCGTCCGCTGGGAAGAAACGCTACTAACGAAGATTATTATGCTGCCCAGGTAGACCTGACCGGTAAATTCAAAACCGGAAGCGTAGAGCACACTGTGCTGGCTGGTGTAGATGCGGATCGTTACCTGACTGGTACTTATGCCTATGGCCTTCCTACTATTAAGCCTAAAACAGCTGGTATCTATGATAGTATCAATATTTTTGATCCTGCTAAATATGTTCGTCGTACAGACCGTCCGGTAGATACCCTGCTGACTGTAAATAATGTCCCTATCAACAGAGTGGGTGCATATATCCAGGACCTGATCAGCATCTCCGAAAAACTGAAAGTACTGGCTGGTGTAAGAGTTTCTTACCTGCAGAGTGAATCACCAGTTCTTTACGATTTCATCAAAGGTGGCAGCAAGCCAGGTGCTTCCAGATACGACAATGCCGTGTCTCCCCGTTTGGGTATCGTATACAAACCGATTCCAACCACTGCTTTGTTTGCTAGTTACTCTACTTCCTTTACACCTAACACCGGCCAGGATATCTATGGAGAAAATCTTAAACCTTCTATTATCCAGCAGTATGAAGCAGGTGTGAAAAATGATTTCTTTAAAGGACTGTTATCTGTAAACCTGACAGCTTACCGCATCCGTAACAACAACTACGCACAAACAGCACCATCTAGACTGGATGGCACCACTAACACCGATACTAACGTTAAATCGCTGATCGGTGAAACGCTCAGCCAGGGCGTGGAACTGGATATCGCCGGTCATCCCTTGCCAGGTCTGGACGTAATTGCCGGTTACAGCTACAACAGCATGACCGTCGAAAATACACCTAAATCCAGAGGTTCCGTGATCGCTGGCCAACGACTCGTGGGTAACCCTAACCATACTGCCAACGCCAGCGCATTCTATACCTTCCAGCAGTCAGCCCTGAAAGGCCTGAAAGTAGGTGCTGGTTTCTATTATATTGGTCAGCGTTATGCGGGTTGGAACAATCAGTATGAACAGTCCCAGAAGTTTGACCGTATGATTTCCGTACCCGGATATTCTACGCTCGACCTCAGCGCAGGCTACACTTTCAAACGTTTTGCTGTAATGGGTAAAGTATC belongs to Chitinophaga sp. HK235 and includes:
- a CDS encoding carboxypeptidase-like regulatory domain-containing protein; the protein is MLKNLLSTIICLMGLVHLSQAQQTVSGNVRNATTKEVVPVVSVTMKEAPNGDYTNDQGNFRFSTKSNYPFTLVFSSLGFETKELKVTGPGALKIELSPASVLGREVVVSASRSIQKKIESPVTIERISTKEIINSPQPSYFNMIQGLKGVDVTTSSLTFTTITTRGFNTSGNTNFTQIVDGMDNQAPGLNFPLGTAIGLTELDVDNLEVLSGASSALYGSRGLNGTLVMTGKDPFKYQGLSAQITQGVNHVSKGKSNDPFGPSPYYDWTVRWAKKVSDKFAFKINVQYIQAKEWMATDTANTNGPGGPLTDPNYNGVNLYGSKTSVDISPFLQAALAQTPELAPIINPMLEKGSNYVARTGYPEYGYLSNDAKLLKANAELRYKIRPRLEAIISGTFGKGNAVYSNDTRYALTNFQLGQYRAELKAEHWFLRGYTTQENSGNTIIASPTAQLINEAWKPSFNPNTGDGWYPQYTGALLGAMAAGKSYQDASNMARSFADQGRPDASSPLFQHLKDSISSLPTSKGGTLFLDKSKLYNVEAQYNFSHLLKFADLIAGLNYRLYRLDSKGTLFPDGDGPIDVAEYSAYIHLTKKIIKDKISLSTAFRYDKNTLFEKPRITTRASAVGEVNKESFIRFSYQNAYSFPSNIQALQSTPVDYNSFASGGSSRLLNGVYQFDRYPAYTLESVQKYQKSNNPADLQQFVLNDIKPQSVDAFELGYSSLIAKRVLIDVLGYYATWKNFIGYVNVANTPGTSDVTAFKDHSTYVAYNIAYNGAEKVNTYGYAASVSVDMSHNFMAKVNFSSDFLQNRNNSQVNNFNTPNYKFNIDLGNTGFGNKERYAFSTTFRYRPGYFYQIGFGSGTVPASAVIDAQISYRLLKAHSRIKLGGTNITNTYYRNGFGSPAIGAMYYVTYAYNVF
- a CDS encoding parallel beta-helix domain-containing protein, with protein sequence MKRYALYHLLMIALLGSLAACNTKTPEDKEGYKTKLTFGPGDETKIAEAFLSIKDSTSIFLKEGKYRFDNLSIAQASHIRIEGAGPNKTILDFSAQSQGGEGIRVTDVKGFTIQGMTLQDSKGDLIKINKSEKVFVSYVHAVWSVSDSTTGGYAIYPVMCKNVLIENCYAQGASDAGIYVGQTDSAIVRNCKAYKNVAGCEIENTSHAEVYKNEFYGNTAGFLIFDLPDLSQRGGHVKAYNNDIHENNERNFAKAGSFGSTWGVGNAAPGSGVVVLSASDIELYNNNIFNNNSSAISVVSGFFIDPNAAAKMNDHYDPIPKNISIHNNVMIMADTFPSAVYEHHTGKILVAIAKQLKVQDPYRHKANLPFIIYDGITSNVLTRGTSPNPDNLCIKEQEEDLFVNADALRMQTKKWFPYTDVRPFLCN
- a CDS encoding SO2930 family diheme c-type cytochrome, giving the protein MRKPCLPIIAFVFLVAWLYSCQQQPARQQQSAVFEFKEKLSDYGFFTGALKTLIPRKGVLHYELSTPLFTDYAAKDRFIVLPPGTAATYTPHGPLDFPDSTFIIKNFAYNNPEHQKVMIETRLLFKDPADKKWKVMNYLWNEQQTDAVKWIMGKKIPITLLDDNGEKVSTVYQMPNTNDCKRCHINNSVLTPIGPKARNLNFTVAGQSTGQLQQWAASGLLQGLPATDVPQLPNWKDSVHYTVNQRARAYLDVNCAHCHTRGGDAFNTGLFLEYEQTDSNHLGFMKQPVSAGGGAGGLNYDIIPGDPAHSILLYRMNSTEPGTAMPELARTLVHKEAITVIKAWISTTVHK
- a CDS encoding NAD(P)H-binding protein; amino-acid sequence: MMKATTNQAKVLILGGTGKTGRRIAQLLIEKEWPVQIGSRSADPGFDWENPLTWEPVLKGVEAVYLSYYPDLAVPGAVDAISTFTRTAVTCGVKKIVLLSGRGEKEAEACEEIVKNSGIDWTILRCAWFSQNFSEGYLLEPLQAGFVALPAGAVVEPFIDADDIADVAVAALTEEGHAGQLYELTGSRLLTFAEAVGEVAKATGKPIQYQEVSLDEYKAMLQEYGIPDDYIWLVSYLFSEVLDGRNAHLSDGVQRALNRAPRDFADYARETAATGIWNQQ
- a CDS encoding TonB-dependent receptor → MKHLYLIIGFVLMSIVAMAQNGVIKGKIKTADGEPAAFVTVGLKDTKRGTVTNEDGTFTVKNIKPGTYTIVISCTGCQKIEQTITVEADKTAEMNFDLQTTSSQLNEVVVDGNRTRTINRRPVSIGKLPVPVMDLPQSVAIIGHEVLEDQQAQRLSDVVKNVNGIYMASQRAGTQETFNARGYGFSSTNMFKNGTRVNSGAMPEMSSLERVEILKGSAAILYGNVAPGAVMNMVTKQPKFNFGGEVNLRAGSYGLLKPAFDVYGPISSKIAYRVNGTFETADSYRDQVHSKRYYINPSLLFKLSDRTELLLQGDYLKHDFTPDFGLGSYADTIINKAPRNTFYGAPWQYAHTQQSTASANIKHKFNENWSINGLISYSKYARDYYAIERIQASANGDWNRPLGRNATNEDYYAAQVDLTGKFKTGSVEHTVLAGVDADRYLTGTYAYGLPTIKPKTAGIYDSINIFDPAKYVRRTDRPVDTLLTVNNVPINRVGAYIQDLISISEKLKVLAGVRVSYLQSESPVLYDFIKGGSKPGASRYDNAVSPRLGIVYKPIPTTALFASYSTSFTPNTGQDIYGENLKPSIIQQYEAGVKNDFFKGLLSVNLTAYRIRNNNYAQTAPSRLDGTTNTDTNVKSLIGETLSQGVELDIAGHPLPGLDVIAGYSYNSMTVENTPKSRGSVIAGQRLVGNPNHTANASAFYTFQQSALKGLKVGAGFYYIGQRYAGWNNQYEQSQKFDRMISVPGYSTLDLSAGYTFKRFAVMGKVSNVTNTYNYYIHENYSINPIPPTQFVGTVSYKF